The genomic region AGCTATTCAAAATTCAGCATTCAAAATTCAACATTTAGGCCACGAACCGGCTGATCTTATCCGAGTACACCCTCGTCGGATCGCTGCCGATGGCGGCGACGCGGAAGACGTACTGTTTGCCGCTTTCGAGGCCGGTGAGGAGGTTAGCGGATTTGGAAGAGACGAGGGGCGTCCAGATGCTGGTGGGCGTTTCGGGGGTCGATGTGTATTCGATAAGGTAACTTTTCGCGTTACGAACAGCGTCTACACTGACCAGCATGGTTCCTTCGGATGGACCTGGCTCCACTTTAAAGTTTTCCGGCTTAGGCAGCGGGCCAACCGGGCGTCGGGGTTTCGACAGATCGAAACCTGAGCTTTGCAGGGCGGTTACATTATCTTTGCCCATAAACTGCACATAAGCCGCCAGCTTGTCCAGCATCCGAATCAGGGATTCCCGTTTTAAGTTTTTTTCGAGCGTATCCTGCCGGGCTCCACCTGCCGCTTTCACCAGAGCCTGCTGGTAATCCGTAACGGCTGTCTGTAAATCGGCCAGGGTTGGAGTGGGATTGGGGAAGTTTGAATTGTTGGTCAGGCTGGCGAGAACGTACTGGGCTTTCTGATCCAGCTCCTTGTCTCGATAAGTCGAGAATCCGGTGGTTATTTTTACTGCAGTCATACTGATAGTGATAAATGAGTGGGATAAAAGAATAAAATTAAAGCGAACTTATGACGTAAAGTGTACAAGCAAGTAACAGGGATTTGCTCATTTTAGGGATATATTTTTTGGAATGGAAGAAATGTTACCTGCTCTGCGTGAATGGGTTACAAATAGGGGTAGGCCGTAGTGAGGGAAGTCGGCCCATGTAGGTGAGCACCGGTGTGTTAAGACGAGACATCTTTTTATTAAGATGTGGTATTTATATACAGAGATGCCGCGTTTTTATATAAAAACGTTATATCGTTATATAAAGTTGTTGCGTCTTTAATTAAAGATGACGTGTT from Tellurirhabdus rosea harbors:
- a CDS encoding fibronectin type III domain-containing protein, which codes for MTAVKITTGFSTYRDKELDQKAQYVLASLTNNSNFPNPTPTLADLQTAVTDYQQALVKAAGGARQDTLEKNLKRESLIRMLDKLAAYVQFMGKDNVTALQSSGFDLSKPRRPVGPLPKPENFKVEPGPSEGTMLVSVDAVRNAKSYLIEYTSTPETPTSIWTPLVSSKSANLLTGLESGKQYVFRVAAIGSDPTRVYSDKISRFVA